Proteins encoded in a region of the Neodiprion virginianus isolate iyNeoVirg1 chromosome 2, iyNeoVirg1.1, whole genome shotgun sequence genome:
- the LOC124299018 gene encoding DNA topoisomerase 1 isoform X5, with product MNRLLPNNGKFCCPRWNKICVILTNTMCNTQHSLMLKRSPVCDGFKIQIVRWEEEKKNDRTKWNFLEHKGPVFAPDYEPLPQDVKFYYNGKEMKLKPETEEVATFYARMLDHDYTTKKIFNTNFFTDWRDVMTESERSKIMELSKCNFKEMHAYFLQKSEERKAMSKEEKKKIKEQNEEIQKEYGFCTIDGHKEKIGNFKIEPPGLFRGRGEHPKMGKLKKRVIPEDVLINCSKDSVIPKPPPGHKWREVRHDPNVTWLASWTENVQGQVKYVMLNPSSKLKGEKDWQKYEIARKLAKSIDKIRAEYREDWKSKEMRIRQRAVALYFIDKLALRAGNEKDEDQADTVGCCSLRVEHISLHEHKDGKDFVVVFDFLGKDSIRYYNEVPVEKRVFKNVQLFMENKSPGDDLFDRLNTTVMNKHLNELMEGLTAKVFRTYNASWTLQQQLEKLTNADDTVAEKILAYNRANRAVAILCNHQRAVPKTHAKSMENLKAKIVAKKEAISEAEMQVKDAKRDAKHGSVKEKVVYEKKKKMLDRLREQLARLEVQATDREENKEIALGTSKLNYLDPRISVAWCKKYDVPIEKIYNKTQRDKFRWAIDMAGPEYIF from the exons ATGAACAGATTGTTGCCGAATAACGGGAAATTTTGCTGCCCAagatggaataaaatttgtgtAATACTCACAAATACCATGTGCAATACACAGCATTCTCTCATGCTCAAACGGTCTCCTGTCTGTGACGGCTTTAAAATCCAAATTGTGAG GtgggaggaagaaaaaaaaaatgataggACAAAATGGAACTTCTTAGAACACAAGGGTCCTGTATTTGCTCCGGATTACGAACCATTGCCACaagatgtgaaattttattataatggTAAAGAGATGAAATTGAAACCAGAAACTGAGGAAGTTGCAACTTTCTATGCCCGAATGTTAGATCACGACTACACGACCAAGAAGATATTCAACACCAATTTCTTCACTGACTGGCGAGATGTGATGACTGAATCTGAGAGGTCGAAAATAATGGAACTGTCAAAGTGTAACTTCAAAGAAATGCATGCGTATTTCCTACAGAAAAGCGAAGAACGGAAAGCAATGTctaaagaagagaaaaagaaaattaaggAACAAAATGAGGAGATTCAAAAAGAATATGGGTTTTGCACCATTGATGGtcacaaagaaaaaataggCAATTTCAAGATAGAACCACCGGGTTTGTTCAGGGGCCGTGGTGAGCATCCTAAAATGGGAAAACTGAAAAAACGG GTGATTCCAGAAGACGTGTTGATTAACTGTTCCAAGGACTCCGTGATTCCAAAACCTCCACCCGGACACAAATGGCGAGAAGTCAGGCATGATCcaaatgtcacgtggttggCATCATGGACAGAGAATGTTCAAGGCCAGGTGAAATACGTTATGTTGAATCCTTCGAGTAAGTTGAAAGGAGAGAAAGACTGGCAGAAGTACGAAATTGCCCGAAAACTAGCAAAATCAATTGATAAAATCCGGGCTGAATATCGCGAGGACTGGAAGAGCAAAGAAATGCGCATCAGGCAAAGAGCTGTTGCCTTGTACTTTATAGACAAGCTCGCTCTCAGGGCTGGAAATGAAAAGGACGAGGACCAGGCAGATACAGTAGGTTGCTGTTCTCTGCGAGTTGAACATATATCTCTACATGAGCATAAAGATGGCAAAGACTTTGTGGTAGTGTTTGATTTTCTAG gAAAGGATTCAATCAGATATTACAATGAAGTACCTGTAGAGAAACgtgttttcaaaaatgtgCAACTTTTCATGGAAAATAAGTCACCTGGTGACGATCTTTTTGATCGTTTAAACACTACAGTTATGAACAAACACTTGAACGAACTAATGGAAGGCCTTACTGCTAAAGTGTTCAGAACTTACAACGCGTCTTGGACGCTACAGCAACagcttgaaaaattgacaaatgcTGACGATACAGTGGCCGAAAAAATATTAGCATACAATAGGGCGAACAGGGCCGTGGCTATTTTGTGTAACCATCAACGGGCTGTCCCAAAAACCCATGCCAAGTCAATGGAAAACCTGAAGGCAAAGATTGTAGCCAAGAAGGAAGCTATAAGCGAAGCAGAGATGCAGGTCAAAGACGCCAAACGTGATGCCAAACATGGCTCTGTGAAGGAGAAAGT AGTgtatgagaaaaagaagaaaatgctAGATCGACTTAGAGAACAGTTGGCCAGACTGGAAGTCCAAGCTACAGATcgagaggaaaataaagaaatcgcCCTAGGAACATCAAAGTTAAACTATTTGGACCCTCGGATTAGTGTTGCGTG gTGCAAGAAATACGATGTTccaattgaaaaaatctacAATAAGACTCAGAGAGACAAGTTCAGGTGGGCTATAGACATGGCCGGCCCAGAATACATCTTTTAA